A genomic region of Candidatus Pseudomonas phytovorans contains the following coding sequences:
- the sfsA gene encoding DNA/RNA nuclease SfsA, which yields MRFSPALEQGRLLRRYKRFLADIELASGEQMTIHCPNTGSMLNCMREGGQVWFSRSNDPKRKLPGTWEISETPQGRLACVNTGRANALVEEALRAGVIAELAGFTALKREVAYGEESSRIDFRLEFDGAPAYVEVKSVTLGYPDSAVAAFPDAVTQRGAKHLRELAKLARQGVRAVQLYCVNLTGIDAVRPAEEIDAAYAQALRAAVADGVEVLAYGTRLDAEGIVIDRRLPVLLTP from the coding sequence ATGCGTTTTTCTCCTGCACTTGAACAAGGTCGCCTGCTGCGCCGCTACAAGCGCTTTCTGGCCGACATCGAACTGGCCAGCGGCGAGCAGATGACCATTCACTGCCCGAACACCGGCTCCATGCTCAACTGCATGCGTGAAGGTGGGCAGGTGTGGTTCAGTCGCTCCAATGACCCCAAGCGCAAATTGCCGGGCACCTGGGAAATCAGCGAAACCCCGCAGGGGCGGCTGGCCTGTGTGAACACCGGGCGGGCCAATGCGCTGGTCGAAGAGGCGCTGCGGGCCGGCGTCATCGCCGAACTGGCCGGTTTCACCGCGCTCAAGCGCGAAGTGGCGTACGGTGAGGAAAGCAGCCGCATCGACTTTCGCCTGGAGTTCGACGGCGCCCCAGCGTACGTCGAGGTCAAGAGCGTGACCTTGGGCTACCCCGACAGCGCCGTTGCAGCCTTCCCCGATGCTGTGACACAGCGCGGTGCCAAGCACCTGCGCGAGCTGGCGAAGTTGGCCCGGCAGGGTGTACGGGCGGTGCAGCTGTATTGCGTGAACCTGACCGGGATCGACGCCGTACGCCCGGCCGAGGAAATCGATGCGGCCTATGCGCAGGCCCTGCGCGCTGCGGTGGCGGACGGGGTGGAGGTGCTGGCCTACGGCACCCGCCTGGACGCTGAAGGCATTGTGATTGATCGCCGCCTGCCAGTGCTGCTTACGCCATGA
- a CDS encoding Rieske (2Fe-2S) protein: MHFLCSSHALAEGQSRAFSVDGLELLGVRRQGQVYLYRNRCPHRGIPLNWAEDGFLDDSASLIHCAHHGALFLIESGECVAGPCEGEQLQTLGCREDSQGIWLMA; encoded by the coding sequence ATGCATTTCCTTTGTAGCTCACACGCGCTGGCCGAAGGCCAAAGCCGCGCCTTCAGCGTAGACGGCCTAGAACTGCTCGGCGTGCGCCGCCAAGGCCAGGTGTACCTCTATCGCAACCGGTGCCCGCACCGGGGCATTCCTTTGAATTGGGCAGAAGATGGGTTTCTTGATGACAGCGCCAGCCTGATCCACTGCGCCCATCACGGGGCACTGTTCCTGATCGAAAGCGGTGAATGCGTGGCCGGTCCCTGCGAGGGCGAGCAACTGCAAACCCTTGGCTGCCGCGAAGACAGCCAAGGCATCTGGCTCATGGCGTAA
- a CDS encoding ABC transporter substrate-binding protein codes for MMRRPVALLALCASLVLSTQALAAELPQRWVSAGGALSEWITALGGEARLVGVDTTSQHPASLKSLPSVGYQRQLSAEGILSLRPDVLVGTEEMGPPPVLAQIRKAGVRVELFSSKAELAAVDENLKHLGQLLGAEQQASTLAAGYHQQIEAVQAKVKQAQNGQKAPGVLLLVGHAGAKPLIAGQGTAGDWLLGQAGGHNLAEHHGYKNFSNEALAALDPDVIVFSDRALADEQALQALLKENPALAASRALREKRLVSLDPTLLVGGLGPRLPATLGSLAATFYPAAQASFAK; via the coding sequence ATGATGCGCCGTCCAGTCGCCTTGCTCGCCCTGTGCGCAAGCCTTGTGCTCTCCACCCAGGCCCTGGCGGCCGAGTTGCCGCAACGCTGGGTCAGCGCGGGTGGCGCCCTGAGCGAGTGGATCACCGCACTGGGCGGCGAAGCCCGGCTGGTCGGTGTGGACACCACCAGCCAGCACCCGGCATCTTTGAAGTCATTGCCCAGTGTGGGTTACCAGCGGCAGTTGTCGGCTGAAGGCATTCTAAGCCTGCGCCCGGATGTACTGGTGGGCACAGAGGAAATGGGCCCGCCGCCAGTATTGGCGCAAATCCGCAAGGCCGGCGTGCGGGTCGAGTTGTTCTCCAGCAAGGCCGAACTGGCAGCCGTGGATGAAAACCTCAAGCATCTGGGGCAATTGCTCGGCGCAGAGCAACAAGCTTCGACGTTGGCGGCGGGTTATCACCAGCAAATCGAGGCTGTGCAGGCCAAGGTCAAGCAGGCGCAGAACGGGCAAAAGGCACCTGGGGTGTTACTGCTGGTCGGGCACGCCGGTGCCAAGCCGCTGATCGCCGGGCAGGGCACAGCGGGTGACTGGCTGCTGGGCCAGGCAGGCGGGCATAACCTGGCAGAGCATCATGGCTACAAGAATTTCTCCAATGAAGCACTGGCGGCGCTGGACCCGGATGTCATCGTGTTCTCCGACCGGGCGTTAGCCGACGAGCAGGCATTGCAGGCGCTGCTGAAAGAAAACCCCGCGCTGGCGGCTTCGCGCGCCTTACGGGAGAAACGCCTGGTATCGCTTGACCCGACGTTGTTGGTCGGCGGGCTTGGGCCGCGCCTGCCTGCAACCTTGGGGTCACTGGCAGCCACCTTCTACCCGGCAGCCCAGGCCAGCTTCGCGAAATGA
- the dksA gene encoding RNA polymerase-binding protein DksA, translating to MSTLEKQKASHNLYGLEPYQVAKGEEYMGEPMRKHFTQILNGWKQELMIGVDKTVDHMKEEAANFADPADRATQEEEFALELRARDRERKLIKKIDKTLQLIQDKEYGWCEGCGIEIGVRRLEARPTADLCFDCKEIAEKKEKTVGKG from the coding sequence ATGTCCACCCTAGAAAAGCAAAAAGCCAGTCATAATCTTTATGGGCTCGAACCCTACCAGGTGGCCAAGGGTGAGGAGTACATGGGTGAGCCCATGCGCAAGCACTTCACCCAGATTCTGAACGGTTGGAAGCAAGAGTTGATGATCGGCGTCGACAAGACCGTTGACCATATGAAGGAAGAAGCGGCCAACTTCGCCGACCCGGCAGACCGTGCCACGCAAGAGGAAGAGTTTGCCCTCGAACTGCGCGCACGTGACCGCGAGCGCAAGCTGATCAAGAAGATCGACAAGACCCTGCAGCTGATTCAGGACAAAGAGTATGGCTGGTGCGAAGGCTGCGGCATCGAAATCGGCGTACGCCGCCTTGAAGCCCGTCCTACCGCCGACCTGTGCTTTGACTGCAAGGAAATCGCCGAGAAAAAGGAAAAAACGGTCGGCAAAGGCTGA
- a CDS encoding pyridoxal phosphate-dependent aminotransferase — MAHPYSARSRAIEPFHVMALLARANELQAAGHDVIHLEIGEPDFTTAAPIIAAGQAALAAGHTRYTAARGLPALREAIAGFYGQRYGLSIDPERILVTPGGSGALLLASSLLVDPGKHWLLADPGYPCNRHFLRLVEGGAQLVPVGPDVNYQLTAGLVERYWDKDTVGALVASPANPTGTVLGREELASLAKATHERHGHLVVDEIYHGLTYGMDAPSVLEVDDSAFVLNSFSKYFGMTGWRLGWLVAPPGAVADLEKLAQNLYISAPSMAQYAALACFQPETLAILEERRAEFARRRDYLLPALRELGFRIAVEPQGAFYLYADISAFGGDAFAFCRHFLETEHLAFTPGLDFGRHLAGHHVRFAYTQSLPRLEEAVQRIARGLRSWQG, encoded by the coding sequence ATGGCCCACCCCTACAGTGCGCGCAGTCGCGCCATCGAACCCTTTCATGTCATGGCGCTACTGGCCCGGGCCAACGAGCTGCAGGCGGCCGGGCATGACGTAATCCACCTTGAAATCGGTGAGCCGGACTTCACCACGGCAGCACCGATCATCGCCGCCGGGCAGGCGGCGCTGGCTGCCGGGCACACCCGCTACACCGCCGCACGCGGCCTGCCGGCACTGCGCGAAGCGATTGCCGGCTTCTATGGCCAGCGCTATGGCCTGAGCATCGACCCGGAGCGCATTCTTGTTACCCCGGGTGGCTCTGGTGCACTGCTGCTTGCCAGCAGCCTGCTGGTTGACCCAGGCAAGCACTGGCTGCTGGCTGACCCGGGATACCCATGCAACCGCCACTTCCTGCGCCTGGTCGAGGGTGGGGCGCAGCTGGTGCCGGTGGGCCCCGACGTGAATTATCAGCTGACCGCCGGCCTGGTCGAGCGCTACTGGGACAAGGACACCGTCGGTGCCCTGGTGGCTTCGCCGGCTAACCCGACCGGTACTGTGCTGGGGCGCGAAGAGTTAGCCAGCCTTGCGAAGGCCACCCATGAGCGCCATGGCCACCTGGTGGTGGACGAGATCTACCATGGGCTGACCTATGGCATGGATGCGCCAAGCGTACTGGAAGTCGACGATTCGGCGTTCGTCCTGAATAGTTTTTCCAAGTATTTCGGAATGACCGGCTGGCGTCTTGGCTGGCTGGTGGCGCCGCCCGGCGCAGTGGCCGACCTGGAGAAGCTGGCGCAGAACCTGTACATCAGCGCACCCAGCATGGCTCAGTACGCTGCCTTGGCGTGTTTCCAACCTGAAACGCTGGCCATTCTCGAAGAGCGTCGCGCCGAATTTGCCCGCCGCCGCGACTACCTGCTGCCTGCCCTGCGTGAGTTGGGCTTCCGTATTGCCGTCGAGCCGCAGGGGGCGTTTTACCTGTATGCCGATATCAGTGCCTTTGGCGGCGATGCGTTTGCCTTCTGCCGGCACTTTCTGGAAACCGAGCACCTGGCCTTTACGCCGGGCCTGGATTTCGGCCGGCACCTGGCCGGGCACCATGTGCGCTTTGCCTACACCCAGAGCCTGCCGCGCCTGGAGGAGGCGGTGCAGCGCATTGCCCGTGGCCTGCGGAGCTGGCAAGGCTGA